In Oryza sativa Japonica Group chromosome 3, ASM3414082v1, one DNA window encodes the following:
- the LOC4333471 gene encoding putative B3 domain-containing protein Os03g0621600, whose product MSKSGCERCRGRGFWDTDDQDTYFFKVMIGGFRRQMTIPYKFAENFRDQIQGTIKLKARNGNTCSVLVDKCSNKLVLTKGWAEFANSHDIKMGDFLVFRYTGNSQFEVKIFDPSGCVKAASHNAVNIGQHAQNMQGDPIEILSCSDEHLRAQSLTTERQNQPEKDVIDNCNKKMKTEHASSSEDDQETPTAEVHRMKVEEMVRAIHSNHPVFVAVMKKSNVTRQPCYVAISRKYANEYFPGGDQMLTLQRHGKRWQVKFCISKRKLRMLSKGWRKFTRDNELQVGDTCLFELLKNENPFAMNVHIIRK is encoded by the exons ATGAGCAAGTCTGGTTGTGAGAGATGCAGAGGACGGGGTTTTTGGGATACGGATGATCAGGACACGTATTTCTTCAAGGTTATGATTGGTGGTTTCCGACGTCAAATG ACCATACCATACAAGTTTGCAGAAAATTTCAGAGATCAGATCCAAGGAACAATCAAACTGAAGGCACGTAATGGTAACACTTGCAGTGTCCTTGTTGACAAATGTTCAAATAAGTTAGTCCTTACAAAAGGGTGGGCTGAATTTGCCAACTCTCATGACATTAAGATGGGTGACTTCCTGGTATTCAGATACACTGGCAATTCTCAGTTTGAAGTTAAAATCTTTGATCCAAGTGGTTGTGTGAAAGCAGCATCACACAATGCTGTGAACATTGGCCAGCATGCCCAAAACATGCAAGGAGACCCTATTGAAATTTTAAGCTGCTCTGATGAACATCTGCGAGCGCAATCGCTAACAACCGAAAGGCAAAATCAACCTGAAAAGGATGTCATTGACAATTGTAACAAGAAGATGAAGACAG AGCATGCTTCTTCTTCAGAAGATGATCAGGAAACACCTACTGCTGAGGTGCACAGGATGAAAGTAGAAGAGATGGTCCGAGCTATTCATTCCAACCACCCAGTTTTTGTGGCTGTCATGAAAAAAAGCAACGTCACTCGACAACCTTGCTATGTG GCAATCTCCAGGAAATATGCCAATGAATATTTTCCAGGAGGGGACCAAATGCTAACGCTTCAACGACATGGCAAGAGGTGGCAAGTGAAGTTTTGTATCAGCAAACGCAAATTGAGAATGCTTTCAAAGGGGTGGAGAAAATTCACAAGAGACAACGAGCTGCAGGTCGGTGATACATGCCTGTTTGAACTGCTAAAGAACGAGAACCCGTTCGCAATGAACGTCCATATCATCAGAAAATAG
- the LOC4333470 gene encoding uncharacterized protein isoform X1, with translation MAEELPFPANIEVMRHTPRFKLMQAAFHGDLRGLKRQAKILDMGRGRLRKAVEDVRVEGVPGEEGTGVLHMAASHGHMEMCKYLVETLQVDVDDADDKGRTSLLKAVHSGHRGIAKYLLNHDANPDLAMCCGLTPLHSAAGLGDCESVKLLLAKGAYVDPMSTFGTPLHLAAKEGQDGTMKILLDNNADCNKMVNGITPLLLAMKAASAKCMELLVEAGADATYSDVIWNYMSTTFMDDEDSGSSVFSDSEPEEIDANHHIPVNDKPVNRRKIAEFKSLGLEAVEKKDYLSAAGFYSEAMDLDPDDATLLSNRSLCWLYLGEGGKALVDAHKCRKMRPDWPKACYRQGAALMLLKDYVSACEALFDGFKLDPEDVEIENALRGCSGSCFTFPQGSFGIESLNWFPFVS, from the exons ATGGCGGAGGAGCTCCCCTTCCCCGCTAACATCGAAG TGATGCGCCACACGCCGCGGTTCAAGCTCATGCAGGCGGCATTCCACGGCGACCTCCGCGGCTTGAAGC GGCAGGCGAAGATTCTGGATATGGGGAGGGGCCGCCTGAGGAAGGCCGTAGAGGATGTGAGGGTGGAAGGCGTGCCGGGCGAGGAAGGTACAGGGGTGCTGCATATGGCTGCCTCCCATGGCCACATGGAGATGTGCAAGTACCTGGTCGAAACGCTTCAGGTGGATGTGGATGATGCGGATGACAAAG GTAGAACATCTCTACTTAAGGCGGTACATTCTGGGCATCGGGGAATTGCCAAGTATCTTCTTAATCATGACGCCAATCCAGACCTAGCCATGTGCTGTGGGCTTACCCCTCTACATTCTGCCGCTGGATTAG GTGATTGTGAGTCCGTAAAACTATTGCTTGCAAAAGGAGCTTATGTTGACCCAATGTCTACTTTTGGGACACCACTTCATCTTGCTGCTAAAGAAGGGCAGGATGGCACCATGAAGATATTGTTGGACAACAATGCAGAT TGCAACAAGATGGTAAACGGTATAACACCTCTCCTCCTTGCTATGAAAGCTGCATCAGCAAAATGTATGGAGCTGCTGGTTGAG GCTGGAGCTGATGCTACTTACTCTGATGTCATCTGGAATTATATGTCAACTACTTTTATGGATGATGAAGATAGTGGTTCATCTGTGTTCTCGGATTCTGAACCAGAAGAGATTGATGCCAATCACCATATTCCCGTCAAT GACAAACCTGTGAATCGAAGGAAAATTGCAGAGTTTAAGTCGTTAGGGCTTGAGGCAGTTGAGAAGAAGGATTATCTTTCTGCAGCAGGATTCTACAGTGAG GCCATGGACCTTGACCCTGATGATGCAACCCTGCTGTCCAATAGGAGCCTTTGCTGGCTTTATCTGGGTGAAGGAGGCAAGGCTTTGGTGGATGCTCATAAATGCAGAAAAATGCGGCCTGACTGGCCAAAGGCCTGCTACCGTCAGGGTGCAGCTTTAATGTTACTGAAG gacTATGTGAGCGCGTGTGAAGCACTTTTTGATGGATTCAAGTTGGATCCTGAGGACGTTGAGATTGAAAATGCATTACG CGGATGTTCTGGTTCATGTTTTACCTTTCCACAAGGCTCTTTTGGCATTGAATCCCTGAACTGGTTCCCTTTCGTAAGTTGA
- the LOC4333468 gene encoding sEC1 family transport protein SLY1 → MALTLRKKQLDSIVRMLHLNQQLQGSPDGVGGGVGSAEEEEAYKILVMDSPCVALLAPVLRVGELRRHGVTLHLNIDKARQQVPDAPAVYLLRPTAANVDRVAADAAAGLYASFHLNFSTCVPRALLERLASATAASRSAHRVARVADQYLDFVCLEEGLFSLAQPRAYVALNDPAAAEADITALVDAIALGLFCVVATLGAVPVIRCAGGGPAEMVAAALDARLRDHLIAKPNLFTEAASTAVASFQRPLLCLFDRNFELSVGIQHDWSYRPLVHDVLGLKSNKLKLPEKYDLDDTDPFWVANSWLQFPKVAEEIEAQLAKYKQDVDEVNQRTGGGRDGVEFDGTDLIGNTRHLMNAVNSLPELTERKKMIDKHTNIATALLGHIKGRSLDGYFECENSMLVDGTLDRTKLMNLLRGNGTKEDKLRLAVTYLLSFETPVPSDLEQVEAALRESEVDMSAFQYVKRIKSLNSQFAGASNTASKVNIVDWAEKLYGHSISAMTGVRNLLSDGKQLAATRAVEALMEGKPNPEVDNYLLFDPRAPKSGTAGQFRGPFREAIVFMIGGGNYIEYRSLTELTQRSQTTKQVIYGATEILNGVEFIQQLSELGQKAGLGGVSSSLPPQ, encoded by the exons atgGCGCTCACCCTCCGCAAGAAGCAGCTCG ATTCGATCGTGAGGATGCTGCATCTGAACCAGCAGCTGCAGGGCTCgccggacggggtcggcggagGGGTGGggtcggcggaggaggaggaggcgtacAAGATCCTGGTGATGGACTCCCCCTGCGTCGCGCTCCTCGCGCCGGTGCTCCGCGTCGGGGAGCTCCGGAGGCACGGCGTCACGCTCCACCTCAACATCGACAAGGCGAGGCAGCAGGTCCCCGACGCCCCCGCCGTCTACCTGCtccgccccaccgccgccaacgtcgaccgcgtcgccgccgacgccgccgcgggcctCTACGCCTCCTTCCACCTCAACTTCTCCACCTGCGTCCCGCGGGCCCTCCTCGagcgcctcgcctccgccaccgccgcctcccgctccgcgcaccgcgtcgcccgcgtcgccgaCCAGTACCTCGACTTCGTCTGCCTCGAGGAGGGGCTCTTCTCCCTCGCCCAGCCCAGGGCGTACGTCGCGCTcaacgaccccgccgccgccgaggccgacaTCACCGCGCTCGTCGACGCCATCGCGCTCGGCCTCTTCTGCGTCGTTGCCACGCTCGGCGCCGTGCCCGTCATCAGGTGCGCTGGCGGCGGGCCGGCGGagatggtcgccgccgcgctTGACGCCCGCCTCCGCGATCACCTCATCGCCAAGCCCAATCTCTTCACTGAGGCCGCGTCCACAGCAGTTGCATCCTTCCAGCGGCCACTCCTGTGCCTGTTTGATAGGAATTTCGAGCTTTCGGTGGGGATCCAGCATGATTGGAGCTACCGCCCGTTGGTCCACGACGTGCTCGGCCTGAAGTCGAACAAATTGAAGTTGCCAGAGAAGTATGATTTGGATGACACTGATCCGTTCTGGGTGGCAAACAGCTGGTTGCAATTCCCCAAAGTGGCAGAGGAAATTGAGGCCCAGCTTGCCAAGTACAAGCAGGATGTGGATGAGGTGAACCAGCGCACAGGTGGTGGCAGGGATGGTGTTGAGTTTGATGGCACCGATCTCATTGGCAACACCAGGCATCTCATGAATGCTGTGAACTCGCTCCCAGAATTGACGGAACGGAAGAAGATGATTGACAAGCACACGAATATTGCAACGGCGCTGCTTGGCCATATCAAGGGGAGGTCTCTGGATGGATATTTCGAGTGTGAGAATAGTATGCTCGTGGATGGCACCTTGGACCGGACCAAGTTGATGAACCTGCTGAGAGGGAACGGCACCAAGGAGGATAAGCTCCGACTGGCTGTGACCTACCTGCTTTCCTTCGAGACACCAGTGCCATCTGACTTAGAGCAGGTTGAGGCCGCTCTGCGTGAGTCAGAAGTGGACATGTCCGCGTTTCAGTATGTAAAGAGAATAAAGTCACTGAATTCCCAGTTCGCTGGTGCATCAAACACCGCAAGCAAGGTTAACATAGTTGATTGGGCAGAAAAGCTTTATGGGCACTCCATTAGTGCCATGACAGGTGTGAGGAATTTGTTATCAGATGGAAAGCAGCTGGCCGCTACAAGGGCTGTAGAAGCTTTGATGGAGGGGAAACCAAATCCTGAAGTTGACAACTACTTACTATTTGATCCACGGGCCCCTAAATCAGGAACTGCTGGACAGTTCAGAGGACCCTTCAGAGAGGCCATTGTTTTCATGATTGGTGGTGGAAATTACATTGAATACAGGAGCTTGACAGAGCTAACGCAACGTTCACAGACTACCAAGCAAGTCATATATGGAGCAACTGAAATTCTTAATGGGGTGGAGTTTATTCAGCAACTCTCAGAACTGGGGCAGAAAGCAGGGTTGGGTGGTGTCAGCAGCAGCCTGCCACCCCAGTAA
- the LOC136351164 gene encoding putative B3 domain-containing protein Os03g0621600 isoform X2, producing MRKLNTRSTARDDQEKYFFKVMIGDFHKRMTIPDKFARHFKGVISKTIKLEPRSGYTFDVQVTKKLNILVLGSGWESFVNAHDLNMGDFLVFKYNGDFLLQVLIFDPSGCEKSTSCSMENAIDHVGQGWKEHNDISTSYHDQPKGNKHWMQKDSSSKGNKIGNTRSSNTPSKFSGCILPRGTCLPVVQEKKMKEKIQAIHSKTPMYGNVMTKCNVSGSPCVLEITQLYDDAYLPFNNGQELMLRHRDKSWKVRFYRFKNKSRKLTQGWKRFVHDNYLRMGDLCLFEILKNKYTMNVHIIRKC from the exons ATGAGGAAGCTGAACACAAGATCCACGGCTAGGGATGATCAAGAAAAGTATTTCTTCAAGGTCATGATTGGTGACTTCCATAAGAGAATG ACCATACCTGATAAATTTGCACGCCACTTCAAAGGGGTGATATCAAAAACTATTAAGCTAGAGCCTCGCAGCGGTTACACTTTCGATGTTCAAGTTACAAAGAAGTTGAATATATTAGTTTTGGGATCTGGATGGGAGTCATTTGTTAATGCTCATGACTTAAACATGGGTGACTTCCTGGTGTTCAAATACAATGGGGACTTTCTGTTGCAAGTGTTAATCTTTGATCCTAGCGGTTGCGAGAAATCGACTTCATGTTCTATGGAAAATGCTATTGATCATGTTGGACAAGGGTGGAAAGAACACAATGATATCTCAACAAGTTATCATGATCAACCAAAAGGAAATAAACATTGGATGCAAAAGGATAGCTCATCTAAAGGGAATAAGATTGGCAATACCAGGTCATCAAACACCCCATCTAAGTTTTCAG GTTGCATTCTCCCTCGTGGAACCTGTCTTCCTGTGGTTCaggagaagaagatgaaagAAAAGATCCAAGCTATACATTCCAAAACCCCAATGTATGGGAATGTCATGACAAAATGCAATGTTTCTGGAAGCCCTTGTGTTCTT GAAATAACTCAACTATATGATGATGCGTATCTTCCATTCAATAATGGCCAAGAGCTGATGCTTCGACACCGAGACAAGAGTTGGAAAGTGCGGTTTTACAGATTCAAGAACAAATCTAGAAAGCTCACTCAAGGTTGGAAAAGATTTGTGCACGACAACTACCTGCGGATGGGAGATCTATGTCTCTTTGAGATATTAAAGAATAAATACACAATGAATGTCCATATAATTCGCAAATGCTAA
- the LOC4333470 gene encoding uncharacterized protein isoform X2, with translation MAEELPFPANIEVMRHTPRFKLMQAAFHGDLRGLKRQAKILDMGRGRLRKAVEDVRVEGVPGEEGTGVLHMAASHGHMEMCKYLVETLQVDVDDADDKGRTSLLKAVHSGHRGIAKYLLNHDANPDLAMCCGLTPLHSAAGLGDCESVKLLLAKGAYVDPMSTFGTPLHLAAKEGQDGTMKILLDNNADCNKMVNGITPLLLAMKAASAKCMELLVEAGADATYSDVIWNYMSTTFMDDEDSGSSVFSDSEPEEIDANHHIPVNDKPVNRRKIAEFKSLGLEAVEKKDYLSAAGFYSEAMDLDPDDATLLSNRSLCWLYLGEGGKALVDAHKCRKMRPDWPKACYRQGAALMLLKDYVSACEALFDGFKLDPEDVEIENALREALEFLKVSQSTSAN, from the exons ATGGCGGAGGAGCTCCCCTTCCCCGCTAACATCGAAG TGATGCGCCACACGCCGCGGTTCAAGCTCATGCAGGCGGCATTCCACGGCGACCTCCGCGGCTTGAAGC GGCAGGCGAAGATTCTGGATATGGGGAGGGGCCGCCTGAGGAAGGCCGTAGAGGATGTGAGGGTGGAAGGCGTGCCGGGCGAGGAAGGTACAGGGGTGCTGCATATGGCTGCCTCCCATGGCCACATGGAGATGTGCAAGTACCTGGTCGAAACGCTTCAGGTGGATGTGGATGATGCGGATGACAAAG GTAGAACATCTCTACTTAAGGCGGTACATTCTGGGCATCGGGGAATTGCCAAGTATCTTCTTAATCATGACGCCAATCCAGACCTAGCCATGTGCTGTGGGCTTACCCCTCTACATTCTGCCGCTGGATTAG GTGATTGTGAGTCCGTAAAACTATTGCTTGCAAAAGGAGCTTATGTTGACCCAATGTCTACTTTTGGGACACCACTTCATCTTGCTGCTAAAGAAGGGCAGGATGGCACCATGAAGATATTGTTGGACAACAATGCAGAT TGCAACAAGATGGTAAACGGTATAACACCTCTCCTCCTTGCTATGAAAGCTGCATCAGCAAAATGTATGGAGCTGCTGGTTGAG GCTGGAGCTGATGCTACTTACTCTGATGTCATCTGGAATTATATGTCAACTACTTTTATGGATGATGAAGATAGTGGTTCATCTGTGTTCTCGGATTCTGAACCAGAAGAGATTGATGCCAATCACCATATTCCCGTCAAT GACAAACCTGTGAATCGAAGGAAAATTGCAGAGTTTAAGTCGTTAGGGCTTGAGGCAGTTGAGAAGAAGGATTATCTTTCTGCAGCAGGATTCTACAGTGAG GCCATGGACCTTGACCCTGATGATGCAACCCTGCTGTCCAATAGGAGCCTTTGCTGGCTTTATCTGGGTGAAGGAGGCAAGGCTTTGGTGGATGCTCATAAATGCAGAAAAATGCGGCCTGACTGGCCAAAGGCCTGCTACCGTCAGGGTGCAGCTTTAATGTTACTGAAG gacTATGTGAGCGCGTGTGAAGCACTTTTTGATGGATTCAAGTTGGATCCTGAGGACGTTGAGATTGAAAATGCATTACG GGAAGCTCTAGAGTTCTTGAAGGTGTCTCAAAGCACTTCGGCTAACTGA
- the LOC136351164 gene encoding putative B3 domain-containing protein Os03g0621600 isoform X1: MCRCGQKMRKLNTRSTARDDQEKYFFKVMIGDFHKRMTIPDKFARHFKGVISKTIKLEPRSGYTFDVQVTKKLNILVLGSGWESFVNAHDLNMGDFLVFKYNGDFLLQVLIFDPSGCEKSTSCSMENAIDHVGQGWKEHNDISTSYHDQPKGNKHWMQKDSSSKGNKIGNTRSSNTPSKFSGCILPRGTCLPVVQEKKMKEKIQAIHSKTPMYGNVMTKCNVSGSPCVLEITQLYDDAYLPFNNGQELMLRHRDKSWKVRFYRFKNKSRKLTQGWKRFVHDNYLRMGDLCLFEILKNKYTMNVHIIRKC; the protein is encoded by the exons ATGTGTAGGTGTGGTCAGAAGATGAGGAAGCTGAACACAAGATCCACGGCTAGGGATGATCAAGAAAAGTATTTCTTCAAGGTCATGATTGGTGACTTCCATAAGAGAATG ACCATACCTGATAAATTTGCACGCCACTTCAAAGGGGTGATATCAAAAACTATTAAGCTAGAGCCTCGCAGCGGTTACACTTTCGATGTTCAAGTTACAAAGAAGTTGAATATATTAGTTTTGGGATCTGGATGGGAGTCATTTGTTAATGCTCATGACTTAAACATGGGTGACTTCCTGGTGTTCAAATACAATGGGGACTTTCTGTTGCAAGTGTTAATCTTTGATCCTAGCGGTTGCGAGAAATCGACTTCATGTTCTATGGAAAATGCTATTGATCATGTTGGACAAGGGTGGAAAGAACACAATGATATCTCAACAAGTTATCATGATCAACCAAAAGGAAATAAACATTGGATGCAAAAGGATAGCTCATCTAAAGGGAATAAGATTGGCAATACCAGGTCATCAAACACCCCATCTAAGTTTTCAG GTTGCATTCTCCCTCGTGGAACCTGTCTTCCTGTGGTTCaggagaagaagatgaaagAAAAGATCCAAGCTATACATTCCAAAACCCCAATGTATGGGAATGTCATGACAAAATGCAATGTTTCTGGAAGCCCTTGTGTTCTT GAAATAACTCAACTATATGATGATGCGTATCTTCCATTCAATAATGGCCAAGAGCTGATGCTTCGACACCGAGACAAGAGTTGGAAAGTGCGGTTTTACAGATTCAAGAACAAATCTAGAAAGCTCACTCAAGGTTGGAAAAGATTTGTGCACGACAACTACCTGCGGATGGGAGATCTATGTCTCTTTGAGATATTAAAGAATAAATACACAATGAATGTCCATATAATTCGCAAATGCTAA